A region of Peromyscus maniculatus bairdii isolate BWxNUB_F1_BW_parent chromosome 7, HU_Pman_BW_mat_3.1, whole genome shotgun sequence DNA encodes the following proteins:
- the Sec22c gene encoding vesicle-trafficking protein SEC22c, whose translation MPMIFFASVVRVRDGLPLSASTDFYHAQEFLECRRQLKALARRLAQYPGRGSAESRDLHIYFSSSGDVACMAICSHQCPAAMAFCFLETLWWDFTASYGTTCIGLASRPYAFLEFDSVIQKTKWHFNHMSSSQMKSGLEKIQEELEFQPPAVLSLEGTDVTNGVLNGHTPVYSEPAPNLRMEPVTALGVLSLVLNIMCAALNLIRGVHLAEHSLQVAQEEVGNILAFFIPSVACMVQCYLYLFYSPARTLKVVLMLAFICLGNVYLHGLRNTWQILFHIGVAFLSSYQILTRQLQERQSDYGV comes from the exons ATGCCCATGATCTTTTTTGCCAGCGTAGTACGGGTGAGGGATGGACTGCCCCTCTCGGCCTCCACTGACTTTTACCACGCCCAGGAGTTTCTGGAATGCAGGAGGCAGCTCAAGGCCTTAGCCCGGAGGCTGGCTCAGTATCCAGGCCGAGGTTCTGCAGAAAGCCGTGACCTCCACATCTA TTTTTCGTCATCGGGGGATGTGGCCTGTATGGCTATCTGCTCACACCAGTGCCCAGCAGCCATGGCCTTCTGCTTCCTGGAGACTCTGTGGTGGGACTTCACGGCTTCCTATGGCACCACGTGCATTGGCCTGGCCTCCCGGCCCTACGCTTTTCTCGAGTTCG ACAGTGTCATTCAGAAAACAAAGTGGCATTTTAACCACATGAGTTCCTCCCAGATGAAGAGTGGCTTAGAAAAGATTCAGGAGGAGCTTGAGTTCCAGCCTCCAGCAGTTCTGTCCCTGGAGGGCACAGATGTGACAAATGGCGTGCTGAACGGCCACACCCCAGTGTACTCTGAGCCTG CTCCGAATCTCCGGATGGAGCCGGTGACAGCGCTGGGTgtcctctcccttgtcctcaaCATCATGTGTGCTGCCCTGAACCTCATCCGTGGAGTTCACCTCGCAGAGCACTCTTTACAG GTTGCCCAGGAAGAAGTTGGAAACATCCTGGCCTTCTTTATTCCTTCTGTGGCCTGCATGGTCCAG TGTTACCTGTACCTGTTCTACAGTCCAGCAAGGACTCTGAAGGTGGTGCTGATGCTGGCCTTCATCTGCCTGGGCAATGTGTACCTGCATGGGTTGAGGAACACCTGGCAGATCCTCTTCCACATTGGAGTGGCTTTTCTGTCTTCGTATCAGATCCTGACCAGACAGCTGCAGGAGAGGCAGTCTGACTATGGAGTGTGA
- the Ss18l2 gene encoding SS18-like protein 2 has product MSVIFAPDWLRGKAKVNQETIQRLLEENDQLIRCIVEYQNKGRANECVQYQHVLHRNLIYLATIADANTGSLTKAVE; this is encoded by the exons ATGTCGGTCATCTTCGCCCCTGACTGGCTTCGCGGCAAGGCCAAGGTCAACCAGGAGACCATCCAGCGG CTCCTGGAGGAGAATGACCAGCTGATCCGCTGTATCGTGGAGTATCAGAACAAGGGCCGAGCGAACGAGTGCGTCCA GTACCAGCACGTGTTGCATAGAAATCTCATTTATTTAGCTACCATCGCAGATGCCAACACAGGCAGCCTTACAAAGGCAGTGGAATAA